In Thunnus thynnus chromosome 11, fThuThy2.1, whole genome shotgun sequence, the following proteins share a genomic window:
- the LOC137192149 gene encoding probable 2-ketogluconate reductase, which yields MEKDKPWALLSEEGVKQAFLEKLADIMEPHFQIITSREFLQNPLLHGPKIQAMFVWSCCPAAEHLLLNLLPLLKVVANGGAGIDHLDVPFITSRGVKVTNTPGVVSDATADIAMGLLLASARRIVEGHQIAVDAKTTYLAQNLMGVDVTGSTLGIIGMGQIGYKIAKRSRGFDMKILYHNRNRSIEDEQAVEATFCESLGDLLRRADFVMLAVNLTPNTTGLIGHRELSLMKPTATLVNISRGLLVDQDALVKALQSGMIRAAALDVTHPEPLPRDHPLLGLPNVLITPHVGMNTCATVRGIVQKMVENALAAVNGLPIPNEVKFE from the exons ATGGAAAAGGACAAACCCTGGGCCTTGCTCTCAGAGGAGGGCGTGAAGCAAGCTTTTCTTGAAAAGTTAGCTGACATAATGGAACCACACTTCCAAATAATCACCAGCAGAGAGTTCCTACAGAACCCCCTACTGCACGGCCCTAAAATCCAAGCCATGTTCGTGTGGAGCTGCTGCCCTGCAGCTGAGCATTTGCTGCTTAATTTGCTTCCCTTGCTGAAAGTCGTAGCCAACGGAGGAGCAGGCATCGATCACCTGGATGTGCCTTTCATCACCAGTCGAGGGGTGAAGGTGACCAACACACCTGGTGTGGTCAGTGATGCCACTGCAGATATTGCAATGGGTCTGCTTTTGGCATCAGCACGGAGGATTGTTGAGG GTCACCAAATAGCTGTGGATGCAAAAACTACCTATTTAGCACAAAACTTGATGGGAGTTGATGTCACAGGATCCACTTTGGGGATCATTGGAATGGGTCAGATTGGATACAAAATAGCTAAAAGAAGCAGAGGATTTGACATGAAGATCCTGTATCACAACAGGAATAGAAG TATTGAAGATGAACAAGCAGTCGAGGCGACTTTCTGCGAGAGCCTGGGTGACCTGCTGAGAAGGGCGGACTTTGTCATGCTAGCTGTCAATCTGACTCCCAACACGACAGGTCTCATCGGCCACAGAGAACTGTCCCTAATGAAACCCACGGCAACACTGGTCAACATCAGCAGAG GTCTATTGGTGGACCAGGATGCCTTAGTCAAAGCTCTCCAGTCTGGAATGATTCGTGCAGCAGCTTTAGATGTGACTCACCCTGAACCTTTACCGAG GGATCATCCTCTCCTTGGCCTGCCTAACGTGCTAATCACCCCCCACGTTGGCATGAATACTTGTGCTACAGTAAGAGGGATTGTACAGAAGATGGTTGAAAATGCCCTGGCTGCAGTGAATGGTTTACCTATTCCAAATGAAGTCAAATTTGAGTGA